AGTAAAAAGTAATCATGTTAACTCAAATTGTGTGTCCCCTTAAGATGTTTTATTCAGAACAAAAATATTCATCTCTTCTGACAGTTTCAATTGCTATATGCATCAGGTAGACGGCATTAGATGGCACAGACAAAATCAGGATACCAAGGTAAgtaaagaaaacatgaaaaagaggcaaacacataaaaaaggtgatttatattttgttttatgattCTGAGGGTAGCCCATGTAAagctgttttaataaacataaaatagaAGATACTGAAGTGAAACAGAGGATAAGAGGAGGAAAATTTGACCCTCATATTCTTTCATACTCTCtactaaatgtaaaataaaacgtACATAAGACTGTATACAGCAGATGTAAATTCTTACCcattttcaactttattttctcTCTTCTGTCTTTGTGCTCAACAAATAATGTAGACATTTGCATACAATAAGTCATAGTTTCCCTTTATATGAAGTGGGGATTAGGGAAGGGGTGATATTTTCGTAAGAATATGCTAATGTACAAAACCAATATGCAAATTAACTTAAACTACAAGCAGCATTGCTAATAAATGTCACAGTTTTGTTTATAAGTTTGTTTTTCTGATGTTTTATCACTGCTGTGAAAGTGACGTGtacaatttatttttaactcGTTTGTTACTGCTTTTTTGGGTTGTAGTCTATGAGAATGTCTAGAATAGGTGTATTTTGTATACTAAATAGCGACGGTCTCAGTATTACAGGAGACAATATAGCAGATTATGAAAAACTGCAGTGTCAAGTTTTGTTATTCGACTTAGCCCACAATAAGATGACAAAACGTCCTTTAGGCTATACcgcaatatatttaaaattgatgTTGTATATACATATTTTGGATTTGGATTTTAAAACCAGCAGGTGGATAAAAGCCATCTATACAGATGATTCTGCCTTAATCACCTGTGCACAGGCATTGACAACAGTCTTGTAAACCTATTTAGCTTTTAAGGTAAAatcttttataaaaataatgattcTCAGTGCACTAtttacaaattaataaaatgatatttgaCCATTTTAGTGCATGTGTTACTTCTGGTGCATCTTAATTCATTTTCCCTCAAATTTAATATGTGTTATACGTTTTATGTATTAGGAAGTTTATTTCATAGTTTGTTATTACAGTAGGTACagtatttaaaggcggagtgcacaatgtttgaaagccaatgttgatatttgaaatcacctaaacaaacacgctcctaccccaatagaatctggaccttcttttaaaagacctgccccacacatacgcaaccaggcaaggatgtcggtaagtagacacgctccttactgctgattggctataagtgtgttatgttagtcggcccgtctccttttccaaagcgtttttcaaacattgtgcactccgcctttaaaaaaactatttcatTGATGATCTAATCTCAAAGTAACACTTGTTTTTAGCCAATTATGAATTTGGTAAAATGCAACAATGCTGAAACgtctcctgtatagctcagtggcagagcattgcattagtaaGATCATGGGATTGAACCATGGACAACACATGATAAAAAATAtctaccttgtaatgcactataCAGTAactcactttggataaaagcatctgccaaatgtgtatATGTACATTAGTTCAACTGAAAAGGTTGCATTCTGCATTAACACTGtttattttaaccaaatttataTTGCAATCAATTTTTGCAAGTGAATGAAGTTACTAACTTGTGAATCTTTTGAACTGCAGTCTACAGCAAACAGAAGTGCAGATAGATATGATTATTTTGAAATTTCTATGAGATTAGAGTGGTCATACAACATAATCTTGATTAAAACAAAACTGGAGAAGTCAAAATAGTGAAACAGTGATGTGGTGGTAAAAAAGCAAGCTTCAGATAAATAAAGAGAACACTAAATGTCCACATATGCAGGGCATACGTGAATATTCAGTGGAAGAACATCGTTCCCTTTTTATCAGTAGATTGCAATGTTTTTGTCCTCCTCCTGAGCCAGTTAGGGTTTTAGGTGTGCACAACTTATCTGTATTCTTGATTCATCAGAAAACCAAGCTTGCCTTTTAATATAAGCAATAAACTGTAGTTACAGTACATGTAAAATGTCCCGTGTTACAGTATTTTCAAGTGGCACACAactgtctttaaaataaatgaattttcTACATTATGAAAGGCAAACACTGGATCATTGTAAACTCTCAGgcgtggtttcctggacagggattagcttaaaccaagaccttagtttaattaggaaatataactagttttaacaaacatgccttactaaaaacattacttgtgtgcattttttgggcacaacaaagggcactgatgtatttaaagatatgtcagtgcaagttgttttcagtttgaacacctcttacatttatttaagtctaggactagtctaatccctgtccgggaaaccgccccttaatcatTTTTTCATCTGTAGTAAAATGATAATATAACATGGGTAAAATCATATTGTTGTTTTCTGAATTTGCACTGAAAATAAATTTGCATacaaatgcatttgttgcacagtTAAATGCACATTAATTTGCACACTTTATTTCTGAATAGGAACCAAACTTTCTTGTGAAATTCTAGGCAAGATACCGCAAAAGATTCAATACCCAGCAAAAGACAACAGATACAACATCAGCAAACTGTAATTATAACAAGCTTATTTTGCTTTTCAATGACAATCACTAAATCATTGTGAGGTAAATGCATTGGGAAAATGTGTATGCTTGAGGCttaatgtattttgtatttctgtatattattaaacattattcaACTTTGTAAACAATATTAAATCTTTTATTCAGGACCTCAAGCAATAAACTCTGTGCTCTTTCAGCATAGCAGTTTTCAGCTGTCTTTGTTTTAATAGTGAGATAAGACATTTTAATCACTTTAATAAGCTTTATGGTTATAGAAAACGTTGTTGAACCCAGAGTTCTCctatttttaagtgaaagtGAAGTGCTACATATGTATTACcaatcttaaaggaaaacaccacagttttcaaTATTCCACTATGTTCCTACCCCAACCCAGACAAatcaatacatacctatcttttttcaattggtgcacttaatctttgtacagggtgttgtgaatgtgttagcattttgCCTAGCCACAGTCCAAACAGGGaggaatttagaagccaccaaatacTTCAAATTTTTTCCTAttacataagtagttacacgagtaagtatggtggcacaaaatataACGTGGTGATTCTTTGAGCgaaaaaaaaatgagaactatattgtatggtggaagagcacttagtttgcagcacttcgacctcgggtgcagtaatattgacggaagtttgagcgagagggggagtagtcaggagtgatgatgttactgcgcgctgaGGTCGACtctaaaattgcaaaaaaaaattacgtTGCCCCACCCTGGATTACAGGTTTGATGCCTCTGTCACTCTTTGCTTGACCTACTGTAAAAGTATAGTTAAAACTTTGGGAACCTAAGCATGCATACATTCATGACAAATTTCATAATTGGTATCCAGCATGACCAGAGGAAtaaacaccaagatcataattttctgacaaacatttcAAAAGTTATGATAAAAAATTGCAATTCTTCAGATCTTGCACCCTGTAGTTGGCGCTGTCCAAGTTTgtaggaggagtagcgaaaaaatgtAATACTGTACCTTTCAAAATGATAGTTTCTGTAATGGACGGCATCTTAATGTAAGATGTTGAATGCGATGAGCATGATTAGAGTAATCAGATGTACAAAATAGAGTTTTTGTAGATCAAGGGGGATCAAAGTTATAACCGTTTGAAAGTGACTCTAAAGTTGGTCAGATAAATGTAACGGACCACTACTATGAGTGTGCCAAAATtttatgtacggttcatagacTGCCATAGACTCATTGaggaaaaagaagaagaagcagaaaTATAACAGCAAGCAGTAATGTGGGGACAAGCACCAAAGGGGCAGCTACCGCAATGCAGAGCAAGCCGCTGCAGTGCAGAGCCTCAAGAACAAAAACGAGTCACTTTTGCATAGGtactttataaaaatatattctatatgtaaatgttataaaatataaaatttaatattagaaaaaaaacacaacatcgTGAACAGGAGCAATATTCGCACCGTCTAGccacaaaaatgattttcaagaaaaaaattcttagtattttttaacttgttttcagtaaaaatattaaaaaattcttaaattaagatgctttttcttgatgagcaaaacgacctaagaaaataagtctagtttttagaccaaaaatatcaaatttaagggattttgtagataaaacaagcaaaaaaaatctgcaaatggggttagcaaatttttcttgattttttttttatttagtgtttaagaaaaatgttggcagatttttttgcttgttttatgcacataaTCACTAtactttgatatttttggtctaaaactagacttattttcttgggtcgttttgctcatgaagaaaaagcatctgaatttaagaattcttagatattttactgaaaacaagacaaaaatactacgaatttttttttcttgaaaatcattttttgcagtatatGTATGGGCACGTGCCAAACGTGTTCTTGAATGTTTCTTGactttttggcttgttttaagcCCAAATGTGCTTACATTTTAggtttttttgtctaaaaactagacttattttcttagttcataatttgctcatcaagaaaaagatCTTGGTTCAAGAAaattgtactgaaaacaagacaaaaatactaagtaagaaagtcatttttgcagagTAAGCCTACatgttatgattttttttgcatgtttttctTCTAATAAATCTGAACTGAAAAAAAAGAATGTTTTAAACTAAAATTTGCTCTGAAACAATGTACACACTGAGTCTGCGCACTGTATATATTCTTATAAAAAACAACCAAATTACTTCTTAAacacctacactgtaaaaaaaatctttagaaaTTACATTAACTAGCTGCCAggaatttactgtagattttacatttatgttatttactggcaacagtttgttcaaagttaaatgaacatgaaacattttcattctttatcttctacagtatgtaactggcaaccagctgcataattacagcaatattttttacagtgtacagtaattGTTGTTTTACACACCGTTACTGTCCTGATCGACGAGGTCACGTACAACAACTAAATTATCCACAAAGTGATCTCCCCTCTGTGATAAACCCACTATCATGATGACACAGCAGAGATCAGAGTCGAAACGAGAGGGCCTTTAATCCACACCCCCAGCTACACAATGCAACTTTTCTGCAACTTTCCACTCCTCTGGCTGTGCAGTTTTCATTGGTTTAACTCTATACTCCCCCTATAGCGCGCACTATTTCCgcgtttatgttttgtttccGCGAGAGGCGTTACATGTATTCGACTTACAACAGTTACTACAGCAAGATATTTACATAATAAGCAATATCTTTTTAGTTATACAGCCATGTCAGACCGGGGCTCTTTCGATACAAATGTTGTAACTTTGACGAGATTTCTGCTTGAAGAGGGCAGGAAAGCTAAAGGCACGGGCGAGCTGACAACTCTTCTCAATGCAATGTGCACGGCTATAAAAGCAATCTCGACCGCTGTGAGGAAAGCAGGTATCGCCCACCTGTGAGTATGTTTTTGCAAACTTATGAATATTTTACATGCATAAAAAcaatttgaattttaaaacatttgtagCGTTGTGTAGTTTGCCTCAGTTTTTAAACAGTCGACATGCTGATGTTGAAATACCTGCGGAACTGGAAAGCAAACATTCTTCATAGTCCTGTGAAGtctgtatataaaataaatgaattaaatctcTTTCACATAAATAATCCAGTGTATTCATTATGCATTATATTTTGGTTCAATTCACCAATACACCATCTGATATAATTGAACTCTTCTGGTAGGTATGGCATTGCTGGAAGCACCAATGTGACAGGTGATCAGGTGAAGAAGCTGGACATCCTTTCCAATGACCTTGTCATCAACATGATCAAATCGTCCTTCACCTCATGTGTAATGGTGACAGaggaaaatgaaaatgctaTAATAGTCGAGCCTGATAGACGAGTAAGTAGTGACACACAATCAAGGCATATAAACTGTATATAGTGCTTTCTGATAGCACATGTGTAGTGGAAACAGTGTGTTTAAATATTGAGTCACAAGTTGTAACTATGTTTATGCATGGGTTATTCCAGCAAttcctgttttttttatattatttaactaAAGCTTCTTGCATGTGTGCATAGGGTAAATATGTGGTTTGCTTTGACCCTCTGGATGGCTCATCCAACATCGATTGCCTTGCTTCCATTGGGAGCATCTTTGCCATCTACAGAAAGGTATGAACAAACGTACTGAATAGATTTGCAGTTACACACATCATGAGAGTCTActacatcagtggttctcaaactggggtccggggcccccagggggggccgcgagatggtgccaggggggccccagttttatgacattttataaaatacattcatttatcatgaattctgtgtaattaaacctaaaaagaaataaggctactaaccaacagcactacttagtaacttaatatgttttgtttaattaaattttagaacattttttgtcataaattttctttgggggggccgcgaaggattgcaccgtacacaaggggggccacacgcgggaaaagtttgagaaccactgtactacataatacaattagaaatgtatttttaatgatttCTCTGTTCAAAGTGCACCGATGGCGAACCATCAGAGAAGGATGCACTACAGCCCGGGAGAAACATAGTGGCTGCTGGGTATGCGCTGTATGGCAGTGCCACCATGGTTGTGCTCTCTACTGGTCAGGGAGTGAACTGCTTCATGTTAGATCCAGTAAGTTTTATTTGCCCAATAATCAGTCATGCGTTTATTTTTAGGATTCTACCGTAcatgtgtttactgtaaatgtgtttttttttacaaactgaAGGAATAATAAATCATGTTAATGTTGCATTTGATAGAATGACACTTCAGTATAAGTCGCTTttaataaaagcgtctgccaagtTTTGAATACCGTCTTTCAACATCTGTCAGGCAATTGGGGAGTTCATTCTGGTGGATAAAGATGTGAAAATTAAGAAGAGAGGAAAGATCTACAGTCTGAATGAAGGTTATGCCCTTTATTTCGATCCTGCCGTCACAGAGTACCTGCAGAAGAAAAAGTTCCCGGAGGTTCAGTAtgcctttaaatataattttcttTCAAACTAAATGAAATAATAGTAAAGCAGAGTAAGGTTATAACATTACTCATTTTAGCCTGATTGGAGCCTATAGGAATGGTTTAATCAAAAATACACTATTACATTGATCTTTAAGTGTTCACAGTCGTGTtgctacaaacctgtatgactttGTCATGTAATACAAAAGTGAAGTTGTTAAAGATATGTCCAATCTTGTCTATATACTAGAAGTTAATTTACGAAAATTAAAACATGACAGTAGTCCAGAGAGTagtcctcttgtgatgtcagaagggcaGGGACGGACTGGCGCTAAAAAACAGCCCTGGACTTTTTCTCAAATAGGGGACCAATCACGGCTAGGGCCCTGTCCCAattggcacactccggacttgtattcctcctcagagtccacactttgatgacatcacgtagttcagactttagggacccttgatgcgagtccacgtgggtcggagtcgtattttgggacagactcaacCGTCACGccagaaataggaagagaagttgcccgtcagtgtgaactcctcccttctgtAGTCTGATTGGTCTGTTTGCTCTTTCgtaaggacttctgggttggtaaagtgcgcaaagcctCCTGCAGCGccaaagaccgcatcaagggggcaaaggggatgctgatgagcacactttaaagcataaaaatgacagatgggacaccctacggactcgtagactaagcgagcacgcacAATtaaaggccacgagaccgaaagtccacatgaagtgcgccatttgggacagggcctaatAGGCCGACTCTTCTTCctcattttttttacacgtaGCAGCATATAAGTGATTGAATAAGTCCCCCTAGTGTTTGCTATTCATATTGCGTTATTAGACTTTTTTGCCGACAGCCGGGAGACAGCCTTCGGTTGAACGGCCGTTTTGGACTTTTCCAGAATGCACAGATTGCCAATCCGTCCCTGCGAAGGGGATAAtatcaccccttaatctgcactatccactATAGAGCAAAAATGTACTGTGAATGTGAAATAAGCAGCCAAAATTGTCtgcacattaaaaacatgacaatAGACtatattttgacaaaaaagtctatattattttatatatgcaGTCAGAGTGAACAAAAAAGTGCAAAGTGTCTTAAAAACAGACCCAGAGGGTTGCTATACTTTGAATctctttttaaattaattttatggAGATTGGGCATGCaatttttggtcacttttggcttgtttacaaaaaaaaacttgggacATTTTATGACAACCAGAAATAAGGTTATAAATCATTAATAATTGTTATCATGTGTTTAGGATGGCAGTGCACCCTATGGAGCTCGTTATGTAGGCTCTATGGTAGCCGATGTGCATCGGACCCTGGTGTATGGAGGAATCTTCCTTTACCCTGCTAATGTGAAGAGCCCCAAAGGAAAGGTATTTGATATATCTATACCTTGATATATCTTCTTATATATAACATAAGTCTGCCAATGCTTCCAATGGTGACTATATACAATGTaaagaataattgacgacaggccattGAATGGGTGTGCATTGAATAATCTTGAAGTGTGGCCTAAGTGTCTGGATAGTCCTGTTCTACCTTCTGTGCTACTTAAAGATAAAGTAAACAACCTTTGTTCCAGTTCTTTCGTTTAGTGTCACGTCGCCTGACAGGTGTGTCATGCATTGTTTACTTTACTTTATCTTTTAAACTTGAGCTGAAAGTATCCGTTATATGGAGATACTTGTGATACAGATACAGTGAGAGTGTCTCTCTGTAACATGCTGTTTTTTGCACAGTACAGCAGCATTATAAAAATGCAAAGTATCATATACTTTTTGATTTTTATGTCCACAAACAGGCCTGTAGAGGGTGCTATAGTATCTAAAAATGAAGGTTAAATTATGCTGAAAATAGAAGAGCTCTTGTTCATATCTTGACAACTTTAGTCAGAAATCTGAATGTGAAGTAAAACACTGTTTCTGTTTGACTCATTTCAGCTTAGACTACTCTATGAATGTAACCCCATGGCCTTCATCATGGAGCAGGCAGGAGGAATGGCCACTACAGGTACCACAAACGTTTTGGACATCCAGCCCGAGGGCATCCATCAGCGGGTACCTGTGGTGATGGGTTCCCCTGATGATGTCCAGGAGTACATCTCCATCTTTCAGAAACATCATAAATGAAgatttaaacacacaacatacaGAAATCATTATATACTTGACACTCCAAATAAATACACCAAAATATATTCTTGCTCTTAAAATGTATGTAGATTTGAGATCCTACTTCAAACACCATATGTATCTATACATCAATGAAGTGTTAGTAAAGTTGGAATAAGCTGTTTTAGTCTAAATTATGTCGTAagtgttttttatgttaaaaaaaatttgggacacaaatctttacattatatttgACATTTTCTCTGAAAACCTTATAGACCTTATTTTGGATGGATGATAAGTCCATTTGTTGTGCCTTAAGGTCTTTGGTCTaattgaatttattttttataatcaaGGTTCCATTAGACTTTTTGGGGGagtaaatttatatttttaatgttgcATTATACTGGAAATATACTGAACAGATTGTATGTCTATCACAgcctaatgtttttttaatttaacgTAATCTAAGGCCTAAGGTTTACTTCATTAGTCCAGACAATCTATGTTAGTGTTAGTGGCTGCTGAAATTAAAATTGGCTGGCCAAAAAGACCAAAGGAACTTTATAGCAGTAGCAAGGattatttgaaattaaacacatctttttttctgacagaCTGTGCATACCAAAAAATACCTTTTTGAACATTGTTGAGAACAACTGTCAATAAATCTCTTGGAAAAAAACCCTTTTTCTAACTTTATACACCCTTTCGGGATTTTGCATAATGGGAGGGGTTTTAATTGTACATTCATTGGATCCAATTAGAGATCTGTCAACTGGTCTTAATCAATAGCATAAACAGAAAGAcccttaattattttataaaggaTTTAAAATGGTTACTCATACTTGTCCATCAGTCATATTGCAGAATTGTGTATTTCAGCAACACTTCTGTCATATATCTGGGATGATAATTTCAGGTCATGCCCCAACATTACTTATTTATACTTGACCCTAGGTTACAAGGCAGTCCTCCACAATGGAGATTTCATCCTAAATGGCTCCTAGATAAGGAAtgtaatgaatatattaaattcCATATAGAAATATACTTCAATATTAATAGAGTTCAAACCTCAAGTAGTCTTAGATCTGAAGCCTCTAGAGCAGgggtccccaaccttt
The sequence above is drawn from the Misgurnus anguillicaudatus chromosome 22, ASM2758022v2, whole genome shotgun sequence genome and encodes:
- the fbp1a gene encoding fructose-1,6-bisphosphatase 1a, giving the protein MSDRGSFDTNVVTLTRFLLEEGRKAKGTGELTTLLNAMCTAIKAISTAVRKAGIAHLYGIAGSTNVTGDQVKKLDILSNDLVINMIKSSFTSCVMVTEENENAIIVEPDRRGKYVVCFDPLDGSSNIDCLASIGSIFAIYRKCTDGEPSEKDALQPGRNIVAAGYALYGSATMVVLSTGQGVNCFMLDPAIGEFILVDKDVKIKKRGKIYSLNEGYALYFDPAVTEYLQKKKFPEDGSAPYGARYVGSMVADVHRTLVYGGIFLYPANVKSPKGKLRLLYECNPMAFIMEQAGGMATTGTTNVLDIQPEGIHQRVPVVMGSPDDVQEYISIFQKHHK